A region from the Saccharomonospora azurea NA-128 genome encodes:
- a CDS encoding SDR family oxidoreductase yields the protein MKVLISGGSSGLGAATVQEVLDAGGTPLVLDRKPPETGGVDYALADLTDTPATEAAVRELADRAGGLDAVFTAAGIDTPGRLDTVSTEDWERVVRVNLLGTAAVVRAALPYLERSRGKVVTCSSTLGVRSVSDATAYCASKAGVVAFTRALAAETAGRLGVTLLVPGGMHTAFFDDRDEQYKPPPDAKLNDPRHVAKAVLHALRQPAGCEVREMVVCHSEEGSWP from the coding sequence ATGAAGGTTCTGATCAGTGGCGGTTCGTCGGGGCTCGGGGCCGCGACGGTGCAGGAGGTCCTCGACGCGGGCGGCACCCCGCTCGTGCTCGACCGCAAGCCGCCCGAGACCGGTGGGGTGGACTACGCGTTGGCCGACCTCACCGACACGCCCGCCACCGAGGCCGCCGTGCGCGAGCTGGCCGACCGCGCGGGCGGGCTCGACGCCGTGTTCACCGCGGCGGGCATCGACACACCGGGCCGGCTGGACACCGTCTCGACCGAGGACTGGGAACGCGTCGTGCGCGTGAACCTCCTCGGCACGGCGGCCGTCGTCCGTGCCGCCCTGCCCTACCTCGAACGCTCGCGAGGAAAGGTCGTGACCTGCTCCTCCACGCTCGGCGTGCGGTCGGTCTCCGACGCCACGGCCTACTGCGCGTCCAAGGCGGGCGTCGTCGCGTTCACGCGCGCGCTGGCCGCCGAGACGGCCGGTCGCCTCGGGGTCACCCTCCTCGTCCCCGGTGGCATGCACACCGCGTTCTTCGACGACCGCGACGAGCAGTACAAGCCGCCGCCCGACGCGAAGCTCAACGATCCGCGCCACGTCGCCAAGGCCGTGCTGCACGCGCTGCGACAGCCCGCGGGATGTGAGGTGCGGGAGATGGTCGTCTGCCACTCGGAAGAGGGCTCGTGGCCGTGA
- a CDS encoding CBS domain-containing protein, protein MTRVRDIMTTNPTYAETSETVMRAARTMAAEGVGALPIQGEDHKLKGMLTDRDVVVKVLAEGKDPMAVHVGELAQGEVVAVRPEDDAAEALRLMSRHQVRRLPVVEGEELVGIVAQADAARDLPDADVGGLVKGISHD, encoded by the coding sequence ATGACACGTGTTCGCGACATCATGACGACGAACCCCACGTACGCGGAGACCAGTGAGACCGTCATGCGGGCCGCGCGCACCATGGCGGCCGAGGGCGTCGGGGCGTTGCCCATCCAGGGCGAGGACCACAAGCTCAAGGGCATGCTCACCGACCGGGACGTGGTCGTGAAGGTGCTGGCCGAGGGCAAGGACCCCATGGCCGTGCACGTGGGAGAGCTCGCTCAGGGGGAGGTCGTCGCGGTGCGACCCGAGGACGACGCGGCCGAGGCGCTGCGCCTGATGTCCCGGCACCAGGTGCGTCGGCTGCCCGTCGTCGAGGGTGAGGAACTGGTCGGAATCGTGGCCCAGGCCGACGCCGCTCGGGACCTTCCGGACGCCGATGTGGGTGGTCTGGTGAAGGGCATCTCGCATGACTGA
- a CDS encoding glycosyltransferase family 9 protein: MAVMLVLRALGLGDLLTAVPALRALRRARPDDRILLAAPEPLAPLVRLLDAEVELLPTAGLSALPAVPPVDLAVNLHGSGPESIADLRGTRPRRLLTHRHPDHPDLDGPEWKRDQHEVARWCGLLAYAGVPADPTDLTLRRPATPSPAPGAVIVHPGAASAARRWPPQRFAAVARALADDLAGTSARVLVTGSAEERALATAVATDAGLGPEAVFAGHDLAELAALVAGARLVVCGDTGVGHLATAFETPSVLLFGPTPPSRWGPPADRPRHVVLWAGTVGDPHASTPDPGLVRIATPTVVDAARTLLAGGAPCRTARTTQTASPSVSSAPATSD; the protein is encoded by the coding sequence GTGGCCGTGATGCTGGTGTTGCGCGCGCTCGGGCTCGGCGATCTGCTCACCGCCGTGCCCGCGCTGCGTGCGCTGCGCCGCGCCCGGCCGGACGATCGCATCCTGCTGGCCGCGCCCGAGCCGCTGGCACCGCTGGTGAGGCTGCTGGACGCGGAGGTCGAGCTCCTGCCCACCGCCGGGCTGTCCGCTCTGCCCGCGGTGCCGCCCGTGGACCTGGCCGTGAACCTCCACGGCAGTGGTCCCGAGAGCATCGCCGACCTGCGCGGCACCCGCCCCCGCCGCCTGCTCACCCACCGGCATCCCGACCATCCGGACCTCGACGGCCCCGAGTGGAAGCGCGACCAGCACGAGGTCGCCCGCTGGTGCGGGCTGCTCGCCTACGCCGGCGTCCCCGCCGACCCCACCGACCTGACGCTGCGCCGTCCGGCCACGCCGAGTCCCGCTCCCGGAGCCGTGATCGTCCATCCGGGCGCGGCCTCGGCGGCCCGGCGCTGGCCGCCCCAGCGGTTCGCCGCCGTGGCCCGAGCACTCGCCGACGACCTGGCGGGGACGTCCGCCCGAGTGCTCGTCACCGGCAGCGCCGAGGAACGCGCGCTGGCCACCGCCGTGGCGACCGACGCCGGTCTCGGCCCGGAAGCCGTGTTCGCCGGGCACGACCTCGCCGAGCTCGCGGCACTCGTCGCCGGAGCGAGGCTCGTCGTCTGCGGCGACACGGGCGTCGGTCACCTCGCCACGGCCTTCGAGACCCCGTCGGTCCTGCTGTTCGGACCGACACCCCCCAGCCGGTGGGGACCGCCCGCCGACCGGCCCCGGCACGTCGTGCTGTGGGCGGGCACGGTCGGCGACCCCCACGCCTCGACGCCGGACCCGGGACTCGTGCGCATCGCCACGCCCACCGTCGTCGACGCCGCGCGGACGCTGCTCGCCGGAGGTGCCCCATGTCGGACCGCCAGGACCACCCAGACCGCCTCACCGTCGGTGTCGTCGGCACCGGCTACGTCGGACTGA
- a CDS encoding UDP-glucose dehydrogenase family protein, with product MSDRQDHPDRLTVGVVGTGYVGLTSAACLAHLGHRVTGVDIDARKVAGLCRGEVPIAEPGLDALVAEGLARGGLAFTTDLRALAESDVVLLCVPTPTGPEGTADLRAYDAAVDSLAPVLAPHCVVAVKSTVPVGTTARTARVLGRPAVSNPEFLREGHAAHDFLHPDRIVVGGTDPSAADRVAALYDGLTAPVVHTDPTSSELAKYASNAFLALKVSYVNVLAELCERLGADIADVAETMRLDPRIGAAFLSPGPGWGGSCLPKDTRALLHTAAEAGVDFAVLAEAVAANRHQHERVVEKVRQAVTGSTEGSLQGSRLGLLGLAFKAGTDDVRDSPALAVAARLAEAGAVLTGYDPGVDRDGFPGGVVQLVDDVTLVAKDAAGLVLLTEWPEFRELDWPHLADLTHHATIVDTRNLLDSAMLTRAGFTYFGLGR from the coding sequence ATGTCGGACCGCCAGGACCACCCAGACCGCCTCACCGTCGGTGTCGTCGGCACCGGCTACGTCGGACTGACCAGCGCCGCCTGCCTGGCGCACCTGGGACACCGGGTGACCGGCGTGGACATCGACGCGCGGAAGGTCGCCGGCCTGTGCCGCGGCGAGGTGCCGATCGCCGAACCGGGCCTCGACGCGCTGGTCGCCGAGGGCCTCGCACGCGGCGGGCTCGCCTTCACCACCGACCTGCGCGCCCTCGCCGAGTCGGACGTGGTGCTGCTGTGCGTGCCGACGCCGACCGGACCGGAAGGCACCGCCGACCTGCGGGCCTACGACGCCGCGGTCGACTCGCTCGCGCCCGTCCTCGCTCCGCACTGCGTCGTGGCCGTGAAGTCGACCGTGCCGGTCGGCACCACCGCCCGCACCGCCCGCGTGCTCGGTCGCCCGGCGGTGAGCAACCCCGAGTTCCTCCGCGAGGGACACGCGGCCCACGACTTCCTGCACCCGGACCGCATCGTCGTCGGCGGAACCGACCCGAGCGCCGCCGACCGCGTCGCCGCGCTCTACGACGGCCTGACCGCACCGGTCGTGCACACCGACCCGACGAGTTCCGAGCTGGCGAAGTACGCGAGCAACGCCTTCCTCGCGCTCAAGGTGTCGTACGTGAACGTGCTCGCCGAACTCTGCGAACGCCTGGGCGCCGACATCGCCGACGTCGCCGAGACCATGCGCCTCGACCCCCGCATCGGGGCCGCGTTCCTCTCGCCCGGGCCCGGGTGGGGCGGCTCGTGCCTGCCCAAGGACACACGCGCGCTCCTGCACACCGCGGCCGAGGCGGGCGTCGACTTCGCGGTGCTGGCCGAGGCCGTGGCGGCCAACCGGCATCAGCACGAGCGCGTCGTGGAGAAGGTGCGGCAGGCCGTCACCGGCTCGACCGAGGGCTCGTTGCAGGGCTCGCGGCTGGGACTGCTCGGGCTGGCGTTCAAGGCCGGCACCGACGACGTCCGCGACTCCCCCGCGCTCGCCGTGGCGGCGCGCCTCGCGGAGGCGGGCGCGGTGCTGACCGGCTACGACCCGGGCGTCGACCGCGACGGCTTCCCGGGCGGTGTGGTGCAGCTGGTCGACGACGTCACCCTCGTCGCGAAGGACGCCGCCGGGCTCGTGCTGCTGACGGAGTGGCCGGAGTTCCGCGAACTCGACTGGCCGCACCTGGCCGATCTCACCCACCACGCGACGATCGTGGACACCCGCAACCTGCTCGATTCCGCGATGTTGACGCGAGCGGGATTCACCTATTTCGGGTTGGGCAGGTGA